The Syngnathus typhle isolate RoL2023-S1 ecotype Sweden linkage group LG16, RoL_Styp_1.0, whole genome shotgun sequence genome includes a region encoding these proteins:
- the nusap1 gene encoding nucleolar and spindle-associated protein 1: MDLESMKYAELRDLAKQLGLKANMKADKLLKVIKKHYEREKDTENKIEATVANVTAEVKTDESTDAVWSSSVFVNTRRGKAQKKRLGVFTSCPEDTSVNIPPSEVDPQVHPENKRRRLSTLSKTEKEANKPVVESSDTSSQVQSDAKEEEGNNVPIVIKAGKIPRYKGRRQVNRVALKPVTPNFQKLHEAQFNKMESIDAYMQRRNNNKKMEPIQEPKVAKPSRVSLFSPAPYRNKNPLTSNKPDPQSKVAEKNKDAVFKPSVLSTRRINVRFSELMPDNEYKRSLVKTPARKSLALATSTPSKQTPGGRKTSTAASFVFTGNTSVTPGTQKKPVFDLKASLSRPLTYKPHTGKLKPLGDCKENKVADKSLVADSRLKNYKQHRVQTREERQAKQEEDRKAKKSNLLCARRGLVMD; the protein is encoded by the exons ATGGATTTGGAGTCAATGAAATATGCTGAGCTACGCGACCTAGCGAAGCAGCTAGGTCTCAAGGCCAATATGAAG GCGGACAAGTTGTTAAAAGTCATTAAGAAGCATTATGAGCGAGaaaaggacacagaaaacaag ATAGAAGCTACGGTGGCCAATGTCACTGCTGAGGTGAAGACAGACGAATCCACGGATGCGGTTTGGAGTTCCTCAGTGTTTGTCAACACACGTCGAGGAAAAGCGCAGAAGAAAAGGTTGGGGGTATTCACGTCTTGTCCTGAAGACACGTCCGTGAACATCCCTCCAAGTGAAGTGGATCCACAAGTCCACCCTGAAAACAAGAGACGTCGATTGTCCACTCTATCCAAGACTGAGAAGGAAGCGAATAAACCTGTGGTCGAGTCTTCAGACACGAGTAGTCAAGTACAGAGCGATGCCAAGGAGGAAGAAG gtAATAATGTTCCCATTGTAATCAAAGCCGGTAAGATCCCTCGCTACAAAGGGCGGCGGCAGGTGAACAGGGTAGCCCTGAAACCAGTCACGCCCA ACTTCCAAAAACTTCATGAGGCCCAATTCAACAAAATGGAATCCATCGACGCCTATATGCAAAGACggaacaacaacaagaagatgGAGCCTATTCAAGAGCCTAAG GTGGCGAAGCCTTCTCGCGTGTCCTTGTTCAGCCCCGCGCCCTACAGGAACAAGAATCCGCTGACTTCGAACAAACCAGATCCTCAAAGCAAGGTGgcggaaaaaaataaagatgctGTCTTCAAGCCCTCGGTGCTTTCCACAAGAAGGATCAACGTCAG GTTTTCCGAGTTGATGCCGGATAACGAGTACAAGCGGTCACTGGTGAAGACGCCAGCACGCAAGTCGCTCGCCTTGGCCACTAGCACACCCAGCAAGCAGACGCCCGGAGGAAGGAAAACCTCCACTGCAG CATCATTTGTGTTCACCGGCAACACGAGCGTCACCCCGGGAACGCAGAAGAAGCCCGTTTTTGACCTGAAGGCCAGCCTGTCCCGCCCGCTCACTTACAAGCCTCACACAG GCAAGCTGAAGCCATtgggcgactgcaaagaaaacaaagtcgCCGACAAGTCTTTGGTTGCCGATTCTCGGCTAAAAAACTACAAACAGCACAGAGTGCAGACCAg GGAGGAGAGGCAAGCCAAACAAGAAGAAGATCGCAAAGCAAAAAAGTCAAACTTGCTGTGTGCACGACGAGGCCTGGTGATGGATTAG